From the Polaribacter tangerinus genome, the window TGTGAGTAGCTATTTGTTAAAAAGGAACAGTATCATCATCAAGTCCAAAAGCGTCTTTAGGTTCTATGCCTCCTTCATTAGAATAAGAATCTTGCTGAGAATCTGTATTCATTGAAGATTGAAACTCAGAACTAAATCCTTCTTCCAAATCGGAGAACTTTGCTAAATGTCCTGTAAATTTTAATCGAATATTGTCTAGACCACCATTTCTATGTTTGGCAACAATAAATTCTCCCTGACCCTCACAAGGAGTGTGCTCATCATCATCCCATTCTGTCATTCCGTAATATTCTGGTCTAAAAATAAAGCTTACAATATCTGCATCTTGTTCTATTGCACCAGATTCACGCAAATCGGATAGTAAAGGCCTTTTAGAACCACCACGTGTTTCTACGGCACGAGACAATTGAGACAATGCTATAACGGGAACTGATAGTTCTTTAGCTAATGCTTTTAAATTTCTAGAAATCATAGATATTTCTTGTTCACGATTGCCACCTGCTTTTCCTCCGGCGGTCATTAATTGAAGGTAATCAATTACAATTATTTTAACATTGTGCTGCGACACCAATCTTCTAGCTTTTGCACGCAAATCGAAAATTGATAAAGAAGGCGTATCATCAATAAAAATAGGTGCATCAGACAATCTTTTTACTTTTACATTTAACTGCTCCCACTCATGCGGCTCTAAGTTTCCTTTTCTTAGTTTTTCTGATGTTAATCCAGTTTCAGAAGAAATCATACGTGTAATAAGCTGAACTGAGGACATCTCTAGAGAAAAAACGGCAACACCATGACCAAAATCAATCGCCATATTTTTTGCCATAGAAATTACAAAAGCTGTTTTTCCCATACCAGGTCTGGCAGCAATAATAACCAAATCTGAAGGTTGCCAACCAGAAGTTAATGCATCTAGTTTTGTAAACCCTGTTGCCAAACCAGACATTCCTTCTTTATTACCTATTTCTTGAATTTTTCGAAGAGCTTGTTTTACCAGAGAACCTGCATCTTCGGAGCTCTTTTTTAAGTTTCCTTGAGTAACCTCGAAAAGTTTTCCTTCGGCATCATCTAATAAATCAAAAACGTCTGTTCCGTCATCATAGGCATTTTCGATAATTTCACTAGAAATTGAAATTAATTTTCGTTGAATGTATTTTTGAAGAATTATTCTTGCATGAAATTCAATGTGCGCCGATGAGGCAACTTTTTGTGTTAAACGGATTAAGAAAAAATCTCCTCCCACAAAATCTAACTTGCCATTCTTTTTTAAAAGATTAGAAACTGTTAATAAATCGATTGGCTCTGAATTTTGAAATAATTCGAAAATTGCGGCATATACTTCTTGGTGTTTCTGATCGTAAAAAGCATCGGCACTTAAAATGTCTATAACATCGTCAATTCCTTTTTTATCAATCATCATTGCACCTAAAACAGCTTCTTCTAATTCTACTGCCTGTGGTGGGATTTTACCCTTTTCGAGACTAATAATTTTAGACTTATCTATTTTTTTACCTGCAATTGTATTCGTTTTTTCCATGACAACAAATGTACTTTTTTACTTGGTTTAGACTCCATAAAATTACACATTTATTTGTTGACAACAATTGTAAACTAAATTGTTATTATCTTGTTAATAACCAACCAACTTCTAAAATGAAATGTTATTTTTACACTCATGAAATGGAATACGAAACACATATTATTAACTATTTTTCTTCCTGTTCAAATACTATTAGTGCAATGGGCAGCACAAAATTCAACCATCGTTGAGCATTATTACTCGAGAAGAATATATGTATTAATATCTGCAATTCTAAGACGTATATTTGGTTGGATTCCTTTTTCTTTCGGTGATGTATTATTAGCGCTTTTATTATTTTTTGGAGTTCGTTTTTTTTACCGACTCATAAAACATAGATTTCATAATTTTTTTCCTAAAATTATACATTTCTCAGCTATTCTCTCAATACTATATTTTTGCTTTTATTTTTTTTGGGGATTAAATTACTATCGAGAACCTTTGGCTAAAAATTTAAACTATCAACCACAAAAATACACCACATTACAACTTACAAAAGTTACAGAAAAAATTATTAGCCAATTAAATTTTTATCACCTAAAAATAGCTAGTAATGATACTCTAAAGCCAAAAAACCCATACAACCAAAATGAAATGTACGAAATGGCTGTTGCCGGTTATAAAAATTTGTCTATTAATTTTCCTTTATTAGAGTATAAAACACCTTCTATAAAGAGCTCTTTAATGAGTTTTTTACAAACTTATAACGGAACATCTGGCTACATGAATCCGCTAACAGGAGAAGCCCAAGTAAATGCCAAAATTCCTAAAACTGGCTATCCTACAACAATTTGCCATGAAATGGCACATCAAATTGGTTTTGCTGCAGAAAATGAAGCAAATTTCATAGGTTTTTTGGCTGCAAATTATAATGAAAACACCTATTTTAAATATGCTAGCTATCGCATGGCATTTAGTTATTGTATCTCTGAAATTAGAAAAAGAGACACAGAAAAATCTGCGCAACTATGGCAAAAAGTAAATAAAGGAATAATTAAAGATTTTAACGATAGCTATCTGTTTTGGCAAGCTTATAAAAATCCATTTGAGCCGTTAATTAAAAAAGGGTACAACGCATACTTAAAAGCTAATAAACAAGAAAAGGGAATTGAATCTTATAACTATATTGTAGATTTATTGATTTCTTATTTTGAGAGAGAAAATCAACATAAAACTGCTATTTAGCAACTTTTTTTTATCTCATAAAAATATGTTAAAATTATTTGATTTAACATTTTCCAAATCGCTTCTAATTAAATTTAACAACTAATAACCAATCAAATTCAAATAAAATGAGAAAACTACTCTTTTTCTCCTTATTTCTATTGGCATTATCTTTGCAATCGCAAGATTATTTTCCAACAGATGCAGGAGTTAAAACTACAGAAAACACTATGGTTGCTTTAAAAAATGCAACTATTTATGTAACCCCCGAAAAAATTTTAAAAAAAGGAACATTACTTCTTAAAGATGGAAAAGTTTTAGCTTTAGGGAAATCTGTAAACATCCCCGAAGGAACAAAAACAATTGATGTTTCTGGCAAAACTATATACCCATCTTTTATAGATTTATATGCAAACTTCGGAATTAAAAAACCTAAGCGAGCTTCAGGTAACGCAAGAGGTACACAATATGCTGCCTCTAGAGAAGGTTATTATTGGAACGATCATATAAGACCAGATATTAACCCTATTAAAGACTTTTCTTTTGATGCTAAAAAAGCAAAAGAATTATTAGAAGCTGGTTTTGGTGTTGTAAATACCCATATGCAAGACGGAATTATTAGAGGAAACGGACTTCTTATAGCATTAAATCCTAATTCTTCTGATGCATACAGAATATTAGACACAAAATCTGCTCAGCATTTATCTTTTTCTAAAAGCGTTACCTCTAGGCAGGCCTACCCTGGCTCTATAATGGGAGCTATTGCATTATTGCGTCAAACCTATAACGATGCTAATTGGTATGCAAGCGGAAATGCTAAAAACAAAGATTTGGCCTTAGAAGCATTAAACCAAAACAGCAACCTGCCACAAATTTTTGAAACAGGAAATCTTTTAGATGCTTTGAGAGCAGATAAAATTGGTGATGAATTCGGAATACAGTATACTATAGTTGGCTCTGGTGATGAATTTGAGAGAGTTGCCGATATAAAAGCTACAAACGCAAACTTTGTTATTCCTGTTAACTTTAGCAATGCTTATGATGTATCGAACCCACTTTTGGCACAACAAATTTCTTTAAGAGATATGCGAAAATGGAATCAAGAACCTTCAAATTTAAAAGTTTTATCAGACAATGGTATTCCGTTTTCACTAACAACTCGTTCTTTAAAAACCGTAAAATCATTTCATAAAAACTTACAGAAAGCCATTAAATATGGTTTTGATAAAGAAAAAGCGTTAGCAGCATTAACAACTATTCCTGCAAAAATTATAGGAAACTCAAATATTGGTAACCTAAACACAGGCAGTTATGCTAACTTTATTATTACTTCTGGAGATGTTTTTGATGCAAAAACAACAATCTACGAAAACTGGGTTTTAGGAGATAAAATAGTAATTAATGATATGACTATTAGAGACATAACAGGCAATTATATGCTAAATGTTAATAATAAAAATTACGAAGTTGCTATAACAGGTAAAGGTGCCAAACAATCTGCAGCAGTTAAACTTGGTGATAAAAAAATATCTTCTAAATTCTCTTTTAAAGACAATTGGATTAGTCTAACTTTAAATGAAGATAGTGGATATACAAGAATGATGGGGCAAATTGTAAATGAAGCAAACGTTATGCAAGGTGTTGCTTATGATACCGAAGGCAATGAAACTTCTTGGTCTGCTAGTAAAAAAGTACGAAAAGAAATTGCTAAAAAGAAGACCAAGAAAAAAGGAGATGAAGCAATTGTTGTGCTCCCTGTAACCTACCCTAACCTTGGTTTTGGGAACAAAGAATTGCCGAAAGAAACTACCATGCTAATTAAAAATGTAACCGTTTGGACTGGTGAGGATGAAGGTATCTTAAAAAATACCGACGTACTTTTAAAAAACGGTAAAATTGCAGAAATTGGCAAAAACTTAAATGCGAGAAGAGCTCAAATTATCGATGGATCCGGCAAGCATCTTACTGCAGGTATTATAGATGAACATTCTCATATTGCTACTTCTGCAGTAAACGAATGGGCTCAAAACTCTTCTGCAGAGGTAAGTATAGAAGATGTAGTAGACCCTAATGACATAAACATTTACAGAAACCTTTCTGGAGGTACAACTACCTCGCAAATTTTACACGGATCTGCAAACCCAATTGGTGGTCGTTCGGCAATTATAAAACTGAAATGGGGAGAAAATGCAGAAAATATGATTTATGATAATTCTCCTAAATTTATAAAATTTGCCTTGGGTGAAAATGTAAAACAATCGAGAAGTCCGAACGGAACTCGTTTTCCACAAACAAGAATGGGGGTTGAACAAATGTTTATAGATTACTTTACAAGAGCCCAAGAATACGAAAAACTTAAAAAAAGTGGTAAACCTTATAGAAAGGATGATGAAATGGAAACTCTAGTTGAAATTTTAAACGGTGAGCGTTTTATCTCTTGTCACTCTTACGTGCAATCTGAAATTAATATGCTCATGAAAGTTGCCGAAAAATTTAACTTTACAGTAAATACATTTACACACATTTTAGAAGGTTATAAAGTGGCAGATAAAATGGCACAGCATGGAGTTGGCGGATCTACTTTTTCTGATTGGTGGGCATATAAATATGAAGTAAACGATGCAATACCATACAATGCCGCAATTATGCACAATGCAGGTGTAACTGTAGCCATTAATTCTGATGACAGAGAAATGTCTAGAAGACTAAATCAAGAAGCAGCAAAAACCATTAAATATGGTGGAATGAGTGAATTGGAAGCCTGGAAAACGGTAACTATTAACCCTGCAAAACTATTACATATAGATGATAGAGTTGGTAGTATTAAAGTAGGTAAAGATGCCGACGTAGTTCTTTGGACAAATCACCCGATGTCTATTTATGCAAAAGTTGACAAAACTATTATAGAGGGTAAGGTGTTTTTTGATAGAGCGCAAGACAAGCAAAAAAGAGAGGCAATTAAAAAAGAAAAAAGCGTTCTTATAAATATGATGCTAAATGAAAAAATGAATGGAGGAAAAACGAAAGCACCAATGAAAAGAGCTGACAGGAATTTTGAATGTGATACTTTAGAAGAATTTTAAAAACTAAAAATGATGAAAAAAATAATATATAGTTTGTTGCTTTTCTTCTGTATAGGAAGCATAAACGCACAACAAACGCCCGCAGACAAACAAACAAAAGCTTATTCAATAGAAGGTGCAACAGCACATCTTGGAAACGGAAAAGTTATAGAAAATTCTTTATTAATTTTTAGTGAAGGAAAATTGACTTTTGTAGGAAGCGCACTGCAAAAAATTGCAAGACAAGGTACTGTAATAAATGCAAGTGGTAAACATGTATATCCTGGTTTTATTGCTGCTAACGCTACACTAGGTTTAGTAGAAATTGATGCTGTAAAAGCAAGTGACGATCAAAGAGAAATAGGTACTATGAATCCGCATATTAGAAGTTTAATAGCTTACAATGCAGAAAGTAAAGTAGTAGAATCTATGCGACCAAACGGTGTATTAATGGCACAAGTTACCCCAAGAGGTGGCTTGCTTTCTGGTACGTCATCAGTTGTTCAGTTAGACGCTTGGAACTGGGAAGATGCTGCTATAAAAGTAGACGATGGTATTCATATGAATTGGCCTACTAGCTTTACATCTGGTCGGTGGTGGTTAGGAGAAGATCCTGCATTAAAACCAGACCCAAAGTACGGAGAGAAATTAAACAATTTAAAATCCTATTTTGAAGATGCTAAATTATATTTAGCAGGTAATAAAGAGAAAAAACACTTGCCTTTTCAAGCTACCGAAGGGTTATTTAACGGTACAAAAAAACTGTATGTTCATGTTGATGGTCAAAAAGAAATTACTGATGCTATTCAACTTCTTAAAAAGGTAGGTATTGATAATTTAGTAATTGTAGATGCTGATGGAGCAGACAAGGTTGCCGATTTATTGGTAAAAAACAACATACCAGTTATTTTACCAAGACCACACAGAAATCCTGATAATGAAGACGATGCCTATGACACTACCTATACAATTGCAAAAACCTTAACAGATAAAGGCGTTGTAGTTAGTTTAGGAATGGACGGACAAATGGAGCGAATGAATACTAGAAACCTTCCATTTTATGCAGGTACATTTGCTGCTTTTGGTTTAGATAAAGAAGTTGCCTTGCAATTAATTACACTAAATACAGCTAAAGTATTAGGTATAGATTCATTTACAGGTTCGCTAGAAGTTGGTAAAGATGCTACGTTGTTTATTTCTTCTGGTGATGCTTTAGAAATGATAGGTAATCAAATTTCTGACGCTTTTATACAAGGTAGAAAAATTAGTTTAGAAACTCACCAAACTACACTTTGGAAACGTTATTCTAATAAATACAAAACAAAGTAACTCTAAAGTAACAGTTACCATACACAAAAAGGCTCGCAAAAATGCGAGCCTTTTTTAATTACTAAAAGTTAACTAAATCTTCAAAAACAGTTAACTACAATCAACTCTCTAATCATAACAATTTTAATATAGAAAAACAACTCATACAAAATTGTTTTACAAATATTGTCTATTTTCTTATTGAAAACAATACCTATAAATAGGTATATTTGTGCCAATGAAAGAAATTACTAGCATTCATAACAGCACGATTAAAGCCCTTGTAAAATTGCAAGAAAAATCGCGTGAACGAAAAAAGACAGGGAGCTTTTTAATTGAAGGTATTAAAGAAATTAAATTAGCAATTGCTGCCAATTATCAATTTGACACAATTTTATTTTATGAAGATTTAATTTCCGAAAAAAATGTAGTTTCTCTTTTTAAAACGGATGTAACTTGTATAAAAATATCAAAAGAGGTTTATGAAAAATTAGCCTACAGAGATACTACAGAGGGAATTATTGCTGTTGCAAAAGCAAAAGACTTTTCGTTAGAAAACATTAAATTTTCAACTAAAACACCTCTAATATTGGTAGCTGAAAGTTTAGAAAAACCCGGAAACATTGGTGCACTATTAAGAACAGCAGATGCTGCAAATATAGATGCAGTATTTATAGCTAACCCAAAAAGCGATTTGTACAACTCTAATATTATAAGGGCAAGTTTAGGATGTGTTTTTACCAATCAAATTGCCACGGGTACAACTGAAGAAATTATTAATTTCTTAGTTGAAAAAAAGGTGCAAATTTTTGCGACAACTTTACAAAACTCAAATGCATACTTTAAAGAAAACTATCAAAAAGCTAGCGCTATTGTTGTAGGCACAGAAGCAACTGGCTTAAGTACTATTTTTAGAGAGGCTGCAACACAAAATATAAATATACCTATGCAAGGTCAAATAGATTCTATGAATGTTTCTGTTGCCGCTGCAATTGTATTATTTGAAGCTAAAAGACAACGTAATTTTAAACAATAAAGATGACTCCTACCCTACTTTTCTATATAATTATAGGTATTTTAGTTATTAATTATAGTATTCAAGAAATTTTAAATGGCTTAAATAGTAAACATTTTAACAACAAAATACCCGATGAACTAGAAGATGTTTATGACAAAGAAAACTACAAAAAATCTCAGGCCTACAAAAAAATAAATCATAAATTTTCTTTACTAACAAATACCTTTTCTTTGCTAATTACAATATCGTTCTATTTTGTAGATGGTTTTAGAATTGTTGATGATTTTGTAAGAAATTACAGCTCACATTCCATAGTAATTGCGTTGTTGTTTTTTGGATGTATCATTTTTGCAAACAGTCTTTTAAACCTCCCTTTTTCTTATTACAAAATATTTGTAATTGAAGAAAAGTTTGGCTTTAATAAAGCTACTAAAAAAACTTTTTTTTTAGACCTCATAAAAAGCGGCATTTTAACAATAGTACTAGGTGGCGCTATCCTAGCACTTATTGTATTTTTTTACCAACAATTTACAGAAACTTTTTGGATATATGCGTGGCTAGCAATAGGAGTTTTCTCGGTACTGATAAATCTGTTTTATGCACAAATATTTGTTCCTTTATTTAACAAACAAACTTCTTTAGAAAAAGGACCTCTGAAAGATGAAATTGAAAAGTATGCAGAAACAGTAAATTTTAGGATAAACAATATATTTGTTATTGACGGATCTAAAAGATCTACAAAAGCTAATGCATATTTCTCTGGTTTTGGAAATCAAAAAAGAATTACTCTTTACGATACTTTAATTAACGATTTAGAAACAAATGAAATAGTAGCTGTTTTAGCGCATGAGGTTGGTCATTACAGAAAGAAACACATATTATACAACTTGTTAATTTCTATACTAATAACTGGTATTACACTCTATTTATTATCACTATGTATCCAATCTAGCTTGTTATCTAATGCTCTTGGCATTTCTGTTCCTAGCTTTCATATTGGTCTTATTGCATTCGGCATATTATATTTACCTATCTCAGAATTTACAAATTTATGCATGAATTATATGTCGCGAAAATTTGAATATCAAGCAGATAATTTTGCAAAAGAAACATATTCAGCTGCTCCGTTAATTTCGGCGTTAAAAAAATTATCTAAAAATAGTTTGAGCAACTTAACACCTCATTCCTGGTATGTAAGTATGTATTACTCTCATCCAACTTTGTTGAACAGAATAAAAAATCTTAAAAAATAGGATTTATTTTTTTGCCTGTTCCATTTGTAATTGTTAAATTCACTGTAATAAAACCCAACCTTTTCTCTTAAAATATGTCATACTCAGCAACCCTAGAAGAAGAAAATAAAGAGATTGCAAACAGGTACAAAGACCTGCTGAAAGGAACGTACGAAATTCTTTCTAAAGAAGACAAAGAGCTAATTAGGAAAGCATTTGATATTGCTGTAGATGCTCACTCTAAGCAACGAAGAAAAACAGGAGAACCTTATATTTTTCATCCTATTGCTGTTGCTAAAATTGTTGCTATGGAAATTGGCTTGGGAGCTACCTCTATTGCAGCTGCACTACTACACGATGTTGTAGAAGATACAGCATATACTTTAGATGACATGGAGCAGTTGTTTGGAGAGACAATTGCAAGAATTGTAAACGGACTTACTAAAATATCTCGGTTAAATAAAGAACAAGACGCCTCTATACAAGCCGAGAATTTTAGAAAAATGCTTCTTACGTTAAACGATGATGTACGAGTAATTCTTATAAAAATTGCAGACAGATTGCACAACATGCAAACAATGGACGCAATGCCCTCTCACAAACAAGTAAAAATTGCTTCTGAAACCTTATATATTTACGCTCCTTTAGCACATAGATTAGGATTGTACAATATAAAAACAGAGCTAGAAGATTTAGGGTTAAAATATACTGAACCAGAAGTTTATAACGACATTGTTACTAAAATTAAAGAAAGTAAAGAAGAACAACAAAAATATTTAACAACCTTTACAGAGACCCTAAAAAAAGGACTTGACAAAGAAAATTTTAAGTATGAAATAAAAGGTCGTTTTAAATCTATATACTCTATCAGAAGGAAAATGAGAACTCAAAATGTTACTTTTGAGGAAGTATATGATAAATATGCAATTCGAATTATATATTTTCCAAACTCAAATGATGATAAGTTTGATGCTTGGAAAATTTACACTATTGTTACAGACTATTTTACACCCAATCCAACGCGTTTAAGAGATTGGATTTCTCAACCAAAATCTACCGGATATGAAGCGTTACACATTACAGTTGTAGGTCCAGACTCTCAATGGGTAGAAGTACAAATTCGTTCTAATAGAATGAACGAAATTGCAGAAAAAGGATATGCCGCTCATTTTAAATACAAACAAGGCAATACCAATGAAAGCGGCTTAGAAAGTTGGTTAAATAAATTAAAAGAATCTTTAGAAAACCAAAGTTTAAATGCGGTAGACTTTGTAGAAGAATTTAAACTAAATTTATATTCTAAAGAAATTTATGTATTTACTCCAAAAGGCGATTTAAAATCATTACCAAAAGATGCATCTGCCCTAGATTTTGCCTTTTCTATTCATACCGATGTTGGGCTAAAATGTAGAGGAGCAAAAGTAAATGGAAAATTGGTGCCGCTAAGTCACACACTAAAAAGTGGCGATCAAATAGAAGTAATTACTACCGCAAACAACAAACCAAATGCTAGATGGTTAGACTTTGTTATAACGGCAAGAGCAAAAACAAAAATTAGGGCCGCTTTAAAAGAAGAAGAAAAACAAATTGCAGAAGAAGGAAAAGCAATTTTAACCCGAAAATTAAGACACTTAAAAATACCTTTTAGCGAAAAAACAATCAATGAACTTGTTATTTACTTTAAACTAAAAACTAGTTTCGACTTATTTTATAGAATTGGAAATGGTGCAATCGATAATTCACAACTAAAAGCATTTGTAACCCAAAGAAATAGTAGTATTATAAATTTCTTTAAAACAAAGCTTAGAAGAAATCCTTCTACGAACAAAGATGCTTTTGATAATGAAGAAATTACCAACAAATACGATGCACTTGTTTTTGGTAAAGAAGAAGAAGAATTAGATTACAAACTCTCTAAATGTTGCAATCCCATACCTGGAGATCAAGTATTTGGTTTTCTAACTATTAACGAAGGCATTAATGTTCACAAAAAAAATTGTCCGAATGCTATTTCTCTTCAATCTAATTATGCTTACAGAGTAATGTTAGCAAAATGGATAGACTCTACTAAACAAGAGTTTAAAGCCATTTTACATATAAGTGGTGTAGATAATCGAGGAATTATAAATGATGTATCTAGAATTATTTCTAGCAATATGGGCGTTTTTATTAACAGTATAAATATTGCAGGTGATGAAGGTGTTTTTAATGGTAAAATTAGCTTAAGTGTTAAGAATAGTCCACAATTAAATAAGCTGATAAAAAATATTGAAAAGGTAGAAGGAGTAAAAAAAGTAGAACGTGTTAATACTTTGTAAATATCATTTTTAAAAAAAAGTAATTAATTAAGAAATAACTGTAAATTTGTTCTTTCGTTAAAAATTAAAAAAATGAGTAATTCTCTTGAAAATCAAGAAGTAGTAAAAACTGTTTTCACAAAGTATTTAGAAGAAAATAAACACAGGAAAACTCCTGAACGCTATGCTATTCTTCAAGAAATATATGCTGCAGATGAACATTTTGATATAGAATCTCTTTATATTAAAATGAAAAATAAAAACTACAGAGTTAGTAGAGCAACACTCTACAATACCATAGATATTCTTCTGGATTGCAATTTGGTAAGAAAACATCAATTTGATGGACAATCGATGGCAAGATATGAGAAAAGTTACTTCGACAAAAACCACGACCACGTTATTTTTACAGATTCTGGAGAAGTAAAAGAATTTTGTGATCCTAGAATTCAAACAATCAAAAAAACTATTGAAGAAATTTTTGATATAGATATTCACAACCACTCACTGTATTTTTACGGAACAAAAAAGAAAAAGGATTAAAAGTAAAGAAGTACCAAATTTTATACAAAACAAAAACACACAACAAACTAAACAAATAATGGCAGTAGATTTATTACTCGGATTGCAATGGGGAGATGAAGGAAAAGGAAAAATTGTAGATGTTTTAACAACAAACTACGATATTATTGCTAGGTTTCAAGGAGGACCAAATGCAGGGCATACTTTAATTTTTGATGGTCATAAACACGTATTACACACAATACCTTCTGGTATTTTTCATAAAACTGCACTTAATGTTGTAGGTAATGGAGTGGTTATAGATCCTGTAATATTTAAAAAAGAGTTAGAAAATTTAGACAAACATACTATAGACTATACCAATAAATTATTAATATCTAGAAAAGCACATTTAATTCTACCTACACATAGACTATTAGATGCAGCGTCAGAAACATCTAAAGGTAAAGCTAAAATTGGTTCTACACTTAAAGGAATCGGTCCGACTTA encodes:
- a CDS encoding amidohydrolase family protein; the encoded protein is MKKIIYSLLLFFCIGSINAQQTPADKQTKAYSIEGATAHLGNGKVIENSLLIFSEGKLTFVGSALQKIARQGTVINASGKHVYPGFIAANATLGLVEIDAVKASDDQREIGTMNPHIRSLIAYNAESKVVESMRPNGVLMAQVTPRGGLLSGTSSVVQLDAWNWEDAAIKVDDGIHMNWPTSFTSGRWWLGEDPALKPDPKYGEKLNNLKSYFEDAKLYLAGNKEKKHLPFQATEGLFNGTKKLYVHVDGQKEITDAIQLLKKVGIDNLVIVDADGADKVADLLVKNNIPVILPRPHRNPDNEDDAYDTTYTIAKTLTDKGVVVSLGMDGQMERMNTRNLPFYAGTFAAFGLDKEVALQLITLNTAKVLGIDSFTGSLEVGKDATLFISSGDALEMIGNQISDAFIQGRKISLETHQTTLWKRYSNKYKTK
- a CDS encoding TrmH family RNA methyltransferase — its product is MKEITSIHNSTIKALVKLQEKSRERKKTGSFLIEGIKEIKLAIAANYQFDTILFYEDLISEKNVVSLFKTDVTCIKISKEVYEKLAYRDTTEGIIAVAKAKDFSLENIKFSTKTPLILVAESLEKPGNIGALLRTADAANIDAVFIANPKSDLYNSNIIRASLGCVFTNQIATGTTEEIINFLVEKKVQIFATTLQNSNAYFKENYQKASAIVVGTEATGLSTIFREAATQNINIPMQGQIDSMNVSVAAAIVLFEAKRQRNFKQ
- a CDS encoding M48 family metallopeptidase — translated: MTPTLLFYIIIGILVINYSIQEILNGLNSKHFNNKIPDELEDVYDKENYKKSQAYKKINHKFSLLTNTFSLLITISFYFVDGFRIVDDFVRNYSSHSIVIALLFFGCIIFANSLLNLPFSYYKIFVIEEKFGFNKATKKTFFLDLIKSGILTIVLGGAILALIVFFYQQFTETFWIYAWLAIGVFSVLINLFYAQIFVPLFNKQTSLEKGPLKDEIEKYAETVNFRINNIFVIDGSKRSTKANAYFSGFGNQKRITLYDTLINDLETNEIVAVLAHEVGHYRKKHILYNLLISILITGITLYLLSLCIQSSLLSNALGISVPSFHIGLIAFGILYLPISEFTNLCMNYMSRKFEYQADNFAKETYSAAPLISALKKLSKNSLSNLTPHSWYVSMYYSHPTLLNRIKNLKK
- a CDS encoding DUF3810 domain-containing protein; translated protein: MKWNTKHILLTIFLPVQILLVQWAAQNSTIVEHYYSRRIYVLISAILRRIFGWIPFSFGDVLLALLLFFGVRFFYRLIKHRFHNFFPKIIHFSAILSILYFCFYFFWGLNYYREPLAKNLNYQPQKYTTLQLTKVTEKIISQLNFYHLKIASNDTLKPKNPYNQNEMYEMAVAGYKNLSINFPLLEYKTPSIKSSLMSFLQTYNGTSGYMNPLTGEAQVNAKIPKTGYPTTICHEMAHQIGFAAENEANFIGFLAANYNENTYFKYASYRMAFSYCISEIRKRDTEKSAQLWQKVNKGIIKDFNDSYLFWQAYKNPFEPLIKKGYNAYLKANKQEKGIESYNYIVDLLISYFERENQHKTAI
- the dnaB gene encoding replicative DNA helicase, with product MEKTNTIAGKKIDKSKIISLEKGKIPPQAVELEEAVLGAMMIDKKGIDDVIDILSADAFYDQKHQEVYAAIFELFQNSEPIDLLTVSNLLKKNGKLDFVGGDFFLIRLTQKVASSAHIEFHARIILQKYIQRKLISISSEIIENAYDDGTDVFDLLDDAEGKLFEVTQGNLKKSSEDAGSLVKQALRKIQEIGNKEGMSGLATGFTKLDALTSGWQPSDLVIIAARPGMGKTAFVISMAKNMAIDFGHGVAVFSLEMSSVQLITRMISSETGLTSEKLRKGNLEPHEWEQLNVKVKRLSDAPIFIDDTPSLSIFDLRAKARRLVSQHNVKIIVIDYLQLMTAGGKAGGNREQEISMISRNLKALAKELSVPVIALSQLSRAVETRGGSKRPLLSDLRESGAIEQDADIVSFIFRPEYYGMTEWDDDEHTPCEGQGEFIVAKHRNGGLDNIRLKFTGHLAKFSDLEEGFSSEFQSSMNTDSQQDSYSNEGGIEPKDAFGLDDDTVPF
- a CDS encoding amidohydrolase family protein gives rise to the protein MRKLLFFSLFLLALSLQSQDYFPTDAGVKTTENTMVALKNATIYVTPEKILKKGTLLLKDGKVLALGKSVNIPEGTKTIDVSGKTIYPSFIDLYANFGIKKPKRASGNARGTQYAASREGYYWNDHIRPDINPIKDFSFDAKKAKELLEAGFGVVNTHMQDGIIRGNGLLIALNPNSSDAYRILDTKSAQHLSFSKSVTSRQAYPGSIMGAIALLRQTYNDANWYASGNAKNKDLALEALNQNSNLPQIFETGNLLDALRADKIGDEFGIQYTIVGSGDEFERVADIKATNANFVIPVNFSNAYDVSNPLLAQQISLRDMRKWNQEPSNLKVLSDNGIPFSLTTRSLKTVKSFHKNLQKAIKYGFDKEKALAALTTIPAKIIGNSNIGNLNTGSYANFIITSGDVFDAKTTIYENWVLGDKIVINDMTIRDITGNYMLNVNNKNYEVAITGKGAKQSAAVKLGDKKISSKFSFKDNWISLTLNEDSGYTRMMGQIVNEANVMQGVAYDTEGNETSWSASKKVRKEIAKKKTKKKGDEAIVVLPVTYPNLGFGNKELPKETTMLIKNVTVWTGEDEGILKNTDVLLKNGKIAEIGKNLNARRAQIIDGSGKHLTAGIIDEHSHIATSAVNEWAQNSSAEVSIEDVVDPNDINIYRNLSGGTTTSQILHGSANPIGGRSAIIKLKWGENAENMIYDNSPKFIKFALGENVKQSRSPNGTRFPQTRMGVEQMFIDYFTRAQEYEKLKKSGKPYRKDDEMETLVEILNGERFISCHSYVQSEINMLMKVAEKFNFTVNTFTHILEGYKVADKMAQHGVGGSTFSDWWAYKYEVNDAIPYNAAIMHNAGVTVAINSDDREMSRRLNQEAAKTIKYGGMSELEAWKTVTINPAKLLHIDDRVGSIKVGKDADVVLWTNHPMSIYAKVDKTIIEGKVFFDRAQDKQKREAIKKEKSVLINMMLNEKMNGGKTKAPMKRADRNFECDTLEEF